In the bacterium genome, one interval contains:
- a CDS encoding TetR/AcrR family transcriptional regulator: MSTPARPQRLSFSERERIILEAAGRLFAEKGFVGTTTKAIATESGVNEALLFRHFRNKEELYNALIAQRLGDFETELAPALKRIFPLPAREALIEVAKLVVQRNRENSSFCRIIFFAALENHQLGEQFFKQRLPLCEFLEGFFADKIRRGEIQDRSPQVLSRAFIGTIQNYVLVSLVFNAPDFFPLPEAEMLEAFVDIFLKGVQR, encoded by the coding sequence ATGAGTACCCCAGCCCGACCCCAAAGACTCTCCTTCTCCGAACGAGAGCGCATCATTCTCGAAGCCGCCGGCCGGCTTTTCGCCGAAAAGGGCTTCGTCGGAACCACCACCAAGGCCATTGCCACCGAATCGGGCGTCAACGAGGCCCTGCTCTTCCGGCACTTCCGCAATAAGGAAGAGCTCTACAACGCCCTGATCGCCCAGCGGCTCGGCGACTTCGAAACCGAGCTGGCCCCGGCCCTGAAGCGGATTTTCCCGCTGCCGGCCCGCGAAGCCTTGATCGAAGTCGCCAAGCTGGTGGTGCAGCGCAATCGCGAGAACTCCTCCTTCTGCCGGATCATCTTCTTCGCGGCCCTGGAGAATCACCAGCTCGGCGAGCAATTCTTCAAGCAACGCCTTCCGCTCTGCGAGTTCCTCGAGGGATTTTTCGCCGATAAAATCCGGCGTGGCGAAATCCAGGACCGCTCGCCCCAGGTCCTCTCCCGAGCCTTCATCGGGACCATTCAAAATTACGTCTTGGTATCGCTGGTTTTCAACGCCCCCGACTTCTTCCCGCTGCCCGAGGCCGAGATGCTCGAGGCATTCGTCGACATTTTCCTGAAGGGGGTGCAGCGATGA
- a CDS encoding TolC family protein: MRRFLILLLLLGAGRLEAAEPKMSLEECYRYALQRSETVAISEQEIARAQAIYTQALGSVLPKLSINVSELLQDSSASSDGAGEVGTTFTQFSRPSVAVTLTQPIFRGFKEFRAIKLAKINESQQRLLWRNAERLLFQDVVVSFLTIVKLERDIETFQSILKVQRSSLGELNERVRLGKSRDAEGALLGAEIALNEAELERLRGTRQIAYDSLAFLTGLSPQPPIAYDNPPVRDLKPLEYYMTKVDNRFDVEAARDASQIARGEIKIRQGDLLPQADVVANYYPYRAGFQRDIKWDATFNVGIPVFNWETVGFIREAKVRAKQSELQEELTRRTASTEIQKSYDGYVSSVNQYKKFVNASSKARQSYDLQSKDFTDALITTIDLLQSQETWLEALRQRNTAEAQAWLDWLGLQVTSGILP, translated from the coding sequence ATGAGGCGCTTCCTGATCTTGCTCCTCCTGCTCGGCGCCGGCCGGCTCGAGGCGGCCGAGCCGAAGATGTCGCTGGAGGAATGCTACCGCTACGCTCTCCAGCGCAGCGAGACCGTGGCGATCAGCGAGCAGGAAATCGCCCGGGCCCAAGCCATTTACACCCAGGCCCTGGGCTCGGTCCTGCCCAAGCTCTCGATCAATGTGAGCGAGCTGCTTCAGGATTCCTCGGCGTCGAGCGACGGAGCCGGCGAGGTCGGCACCACCTTCACCCAATTCAGCCGGCCTTCGGTGGCGGTCACCCTCACCCAGCCGATCTTCCGCGGCTTCAAGGAATTCCGAGCGATCAAGCTGGCCAAGATCAACGAGTCCCAGCAGCGCCTGCTCTGGCGCAATGCCGAGCGGCTCCTCTTCCAGGACGTGGTGGTCTCCTTTCTCACCATCGTCAAGCTGGAGCGGGACATCGAGACTTTCCAAAGCATCCTCAAGGTCCAGCGCTCGAGCTTGGGCGAGCTGAACGAGCGGGTGCGCTTGGGCAAATCGCGGGATGCCGAAGGCGCCCTGCTCGGGGCCGAGATCGCCTTGAACGAGGCCGAGCTCGAGCGCCTCCGTGGCACCCGCCAGATCGCCTACGACAGCCTGGCCTTTCTCACCGGCCTCAGCCCCCAGCCGCCCATTGCCTACGACAATCCGCCGGTTCGGGACTTGAAGCCGCTGGAATATTACATGACAAAAGTCGACAATCGCTTTGACGTCGAAGCGGCGAGGGATGCTTCTCAAATCGCGCGGGGTGAGATCAAGATCCGCCAGGGCGACCTGCTGCCCCAAGCCGACGTGGTGGCCAATTATTACCCCTACCGCGCGGGCTTCCAGCGGGACATCAAGTGGGATGCCACCTTCAATGTCGGCATCCCGGTGTTCAATTGGGAAACGGTCGGTTTCATTCGGGAGGCCAAGGTGAGGGCCAAGCAAAGCGAATTGCAGGAAGAGCTGACCCGGCGGACCGCGTCGACCGAAATCCAGAAGTCCTACGACGGCTACGTCTCGTCGGTGAACCAATACAAGAAGTTCGTCAACGCTTCGTCCAAAGCCCGGCAAAGCTACGACCTTCAATCGAAGGATTTTACGGACGCCTTGATCACGACCATCGACCTGCTCCAGTCGCAGGAAACCTGGCTGGAGGCGCTCCGTCAACGCAACACCGCCGAAGCCCAAGCCTGGCTCGACTGGCTGGGGCTTCAAGTGACATCGGGGATTTTGCCATGA
- a CDS encoding efflux RND transporter permease subunit has product MNLAEVSIKNPVFAWMLMLGLILFGAISLTRMGISEMPDVDFPVVTVTITYEGAAPEIMESDVVDIIEDAVLSIQGIRNITSSSRQENATITIEFELNRDIDVALQEVQTKIAQAQSRLPEEIDPPIVTKTNPEDQPIMWISLSGDKPLRYMMEYARDQVKDKMQTVSGVGEVLLSGFVEPNLRIWVDPKKLDAWELTVQDVIDAVQREHREIPAGRIETSDKEYNLRSMGEVFKPEEFEKIAITNRGGAPIYKPIFIKDVARVEAGLDDIRRISRVNGRTAIGLGIKKQRGSNAVAVADAVKQRMEELNPTLPEGLKLAVNFDSTRFIKSTTDQLKEELVLAAILTAIVCLLFLASLSSTFNVLMAIPFSIVGAFTFLFFAGFTINNFTMLGLILAIGIVVDDAIMILENIVRHQEMGKPPAKAALEGTKEITGAAIAATLSIIAIFIPVIFMKGILGKFFFQFGVTMGVAVALSLLEALTLTPMRLSYFKIAHGNEQGWFGRLVDRVFGAMNRTYGRILKLCLNWRWVVVLLSVGLFAASFMVLPKVKKEFVPAQDQSMFLIRLETPLGSSLEHTDRTLRQAEAMISKHPEVIRYFAAVGGFGGGEVNTGIIFITMQEPHDRPIDPQLGRRLSQFDLMGQVRKELQTIPNLEVVIQDFSTRGFTAQRGFPVEFTVRGPDWEKLTQASQSLMDKMKKDPNFIDVDTDYKFGQPEIQITPNRDAAAARLVSVEDIGRVVGAMIGGVETGKFTESGHRNDIRIRLEQDYRQDAKAIERLFVRNSRGEMVPLSAVATVNERKTLNTITRKDRERAIGIFANVGPGHSQDEALKEVDRLAKETLPEGYRIVLSGSAETFKESFQSLFFVLWLGIIVAYMVLGSQYNSFIHPFTVLLALPFSVSGAWLALYFTGLSLNIYSFIGVILLMGIVKKNSILLVDFANQRREEGLDVREALLTACPQRLRPILMTSFATLAAAVPPALGLGAGSETRVPMATVIIGGVFISTLLTLFVVPCAYSLLAKLERKKYTTPAKAAAENGNGSWENGRASA; this is encoded by the coding sequence ATGAACCTAGCCGAGGTCTCGATCAAGAACCCGGTCTTCGCCTGGATGCTGATGCTGGGCCTCATCCTTTTCGGAGCGATCAGCCTCACCCGGATGGGCATCAGCGAGATGCCCGACGTCGACTTCCCGGTCGTCACCGTCACGATCACTTACGAGGGCGCGGCCCCCGAGATCATGGAGTCGGACGTCGTCGACATCATCGAGGACGCGGTCCTCTCGATCCAAGGCATCCGCAACATCACCTCCTCCTCGCGCCAGGAAAACGCCACCATCACCATCGAGTTCGAGCTCAACCGCGACATCGACGTCGCCCTCCAGGAGGTTCAAACCAAGATCGCCCAAGCCCAGAGCCGGCTGCCCGAAGAGATCGACCCGCCGATCGTCACCAAAACCAACCCCGAGGACCAGCCCATCATGTGGATCTCGCTCTCCGGCGACAAGCCGCTGCGCTACATGATGGAGTATGCCCGGGACCAGGTGAAGGACAAGATGCAGACGGTCAGCGGCGTCGGCGAGGTGCTCTTGAGCGGCTTCGTCGAGCCGAACCTCCGGATCTGGGTCGATCCCAAGAAGCTCGACGCCTGGGAGCTCACGGTCCAGGACGTCATCGACGCGGTCCAGCGCGAGCACCGCGAGATCCCGGCCGGCCGGATCGAAACCAGCGACAAGGAATACAACCTTCGCTCGATGGGCGAGGTTTTCAAGCCCGAGGAGTTCGAGAAGATCGCGATCACCAACCGGGGCGGCGCCCCGATCTACAAGCCGATCTTCATCAAGGACGTGGCCCGGGTCGAGGCCGGGCTCGACGACATTCGCCGGATCAGCCGGGTCAACGGCCGGACCGCGATCGGCCTCGGCATCAAGAAGCAGCGCGGCTCCAACGCGGTGGCGGTGGCCGACGCGGTGAAGCAGCGGATGGAGGAGCTCAATCCGACCTTACCCGAGGGGCTCAAGCTCGCGGTCAACTTCGACTCGACCCGGTTCATCAAGTCGACCACCGACCAGCTCAAGGAAGAATTGGTCCTGGCCGCGATCCTGACCGCCATCGTCTGCCTGCTCTTCCTGGCCTCGCTCTCCTCGACCTTCAACGTCCTGATGGCCATCCCTTTCTCGATCGTCGGCGCCTTCACTTTTCTTTTCTTCGCCGGCTTCACCATCAACAACTTCACCATGCTTGGCCTCATCCTGGCCATCGGCATCGTGGTCGACGACGCGATCATGATCCTGGAAAACATCGTCCGCCACCAGGAGATGGGCAAGCCGCCGGCCAAGGCGGCGCTCGAGGGGACCAAGGAGATCACCGGGGCCGCCATCGCGGCCACCCTGTCGATCATCGCGATCTTCATTCCGGTCATCTTCATGAAGGGCATCCTCGGCAAGTTCTTCTTCCAATTCGGCGTGACGATGGGCGTGGCGGTGGCGCTTTCGCTGCTCGAGGCCCTTACCTTGACGCCGATGCGCCTCTCCTATTTCAAGATCGCCCACGGCAACGAGCAGGGCTGGTTCGGCCGGCTGGTCGACCGGGTCTTCGGCGCGATGAACCGGACCTACGGCCGGATCCTCAAGCTCTGCCTAAATTGGCGCTGGGTCGTGGTGCTGCTCTCGGTCGGCCTCTTCGCCGCTTCCTTCATGGTCCTGCCCAAGGTCAAAAAGGAATTCGTGCCGGCCCAGGACCAGAGCATGTTCCTGATCCGGCTTGAGACGCCGCTCGGCTCCTCGCTCGAGCACACCGACCGGACCCTGCGCCAGGCCGAAGCGATGATCTCCAAGCATCCCGAGGTGATCCGTTACTTCGCGGCGGTCGGCGGCTTCGGCGGCGGCGAGGTCAACACCGGGATCATCTTCATCACGATGCAAGAGCCCCATGACCGGCCGATCGATCCTCAGCTCGGACGCCGGCTCAGCCAATTCGACCTGATGGGCCAGGTCCGCAAGGAGTTGCAGACGATTCCCAACCTCGAAGTCGTCATCCAGGACTTCTCGACCCGCGGCTTCACCGCCCAGCGCGGCTTCCCGGTCGAGTTCACGGTCCGCGGCCCCGATTGGGAAAAGCTGACTCAAGCCTCCCAGTCCTTGATGGATAAGATGAAGAAAGACCCGAATTTCATTGACGTCGATACCGATTACAAATTCGGCCAGCCCGAAATCCAAATCACGCCCAACCGCGATGCCGCCGCCGCCCGCTTGGTCAGCGTCGAGGACATCGGCCGGGTCGTCGGCGCCATGATCGGCGGGGTCGAAACCGGCAAGTTCACCGAGTCCGGCCATCGCAACGACATACGGATCCGGCTGGAGCAGGATTATCGCCAGGACGCCAAGGCGATCGAGCGGCTTTTCGTCCGCAATTCCCGGGGCGAGATGGTGCCGCTGAGCGCGGTCGCCACCGTCAACGAGCGCAAAACCCTCAACACCATCACCCGCAAGGACCGCGAGCGGGCCATCGGCATCTTCGCCAACGTCGGTCCCGGCCACTCCCAGGATGAAGCCTTGAAAGAGGTCGATCGCTTGGCCAAAGAAACCTTGCCCGAAGGCTACCGAATCGTGCTCAGCGGATCGGCCGAGACCTTCAAGGAATCCTTCCAAAGCCTCTTCTTCGTTTTGTGGCTCGGTATCATCGTCGCCTACATGGTCCTGGGCAGCCAGTACAACAGCTTCATCCACCCCTTCACCGTCTTGCTGGCCCTACCCTTCAGCGTGTCCGGCGCCTGGCTGGCGCTTTATTTCACCGGCCTCTCGCTCAACATCTACAGCTTCATCGGGGTGATCTTGCTGATGGGTATCGTGAAGAAAAACTCGATCCTGCTGGTCGATTTCGCCAACCAGCGGCGGGAAGAGGGGCTCGACGTCCGGGAAGCCTTGCTCACCGCCTGCCCGCAACGGCTTCGCCCGATCTTGATGACCTCCTTCGCCACTTTGGCCGCCGCCGTGCCGCCGGCCCTGGGCTTGGGCGCCGGATCGGAAACTCGGGTGCCGATGGCCACCGTCATCATCGGTGGCGTCTTCATCTCGACCCTGCTCACCCTCTTCGTGGTGCCTTGCGCCTACAGCCTCTTGGCCAAGCTCGAGCGCAAGAAATACACCACGCCGGCCAAGGCCGCGGCCGAGAACGGCAATGGAAGCTGGGAAAACGGAAGGGCGTCGGCATAA